In one window of Maribacter sp. BPC-D8 DNA:
- the mutL gene encoding DNA mismatch repair endonuclease MutL — MADIIRLLPDHVANQIAAGEVVQRPSSVVKELMENAIDAGATEIQLIIKDGGKTLIQVVDNGKGMSGTDARLSFERHATSKIQKAEDLFNLNTKGFRGEALASIAAIAHVEMLTKTEDDEIGTKIKIEGSKIVTQEVVVAPKGTSMLVKNLFFNIPARRNFLKSDQVEYRHIADEFHRISLAHPQVAFNFYNNGSDVFQLPATDFRKRIVHIFGRKTDEKLVPVEEETHVVKISGYIQKPEFAKKSRGEQFFFANNRFIKSPYLHHAILGAFEGLIRPGTHPGYFLNLEVDPCTIDINIHPTKTEVKFDDEHTLYAMLKSTVKHSLGQFNVVPALDFEQNQNLDTPYSYINKQVGIPQVVVDSSFNPFETAQPSKGNSRGSSYSKPKVDGWENLYVGLENTVDSGASHLEFESEVVNSSIFDDEREVFDHTTTTFQMRKKYIITTIKSGMVVINQSRAHQRVLYENFLKNITIKEAVSQQLLFPLTLSFSTSEINILKEIKENLCTVGFVFGEITEDGVEISGVPVLVVESEVQMIMEQLISDFQQEVPGDSFSQSDMLAKTLAKTLSVKTGETLDELSQVKLVNDLFACKETTLSPFNKKVYITITENDIERKFI; from the coding sequence ATGGCAGATATTATTAGATTATTACCTGACCATGTAGCAAACCAAATTGCTGCTGGTGAAGTGGTGCAACGCCCATCTTCTGTGGTAAAAGAATTAATGGAGAATGCCATTGATGCCGGTGCTACCGAAATTCAACTTATTATAAAAGATGGTGGTAAAACACTAATTCAAGTAGTTGATAATGGTAAGGGTATGAGTGGTACAGATGCTCGTTTAAGCTTTGAGCGCCACGCTACATCTAAAATTCAAAAGGCAGAAGACCTTTTTAATTTAAATACTAAAGGTTTTAGGGGAGAGGCATTAGCCTCTATTGCTGCAATTGCACATGTAGAAATGCTGACCAAGACCGAAGATGACGAGATTGGCACGAAGATTAAAATTGAAGGAAGTAAAATAGTAACTCAAGAAGTTGTGGTTGCCCCTAAGGGTACTTCAATGTTAGTAAAGAATTTATTTTTTAATATTCCTGCTAGACGTAATTTTTTAAAATCTGATCAAGTCGAATATCGACATATAGCAGATGAGTTTCATAGAATATCATTAGCGCATCCGCAGGTAGCATTTAATTTTTATAATAATGGTAGCGATGTTTTTCAATTGCCGGCTACTGATTTCAGAAAGCGTATTGTGCATATTTTCGGTAGAAAGACCGATGAGAAGCTTGTACCTGTTGAGGAGGAAACTCACGTAGTAAAAATCTCAGGGTATATTCAAAAACCTGAGTTTGCTAAAAAAAGCAGGGGAGAGCAATTTTTCTTTGCCAATAACAGGTTTATAAAGAGTCCGTATTTACATCACGCTATATTGGGTGCTTTTGAAGGATTAATTCGTCCGGGTACACATCCTGGGTATTTTTTGAATTTAGAGGTTGATCCATGTACTATTGATATAAACATACACCCAACGAAAACAGAGGTAAAGTTTGACGACGAGCATACATTGTATGCAATGCTTAAATCTACGGTAAAGCATAGTTTGGGTCAATTTAATGTGGTACCTGCCTTAGACTTTGAGCAAAATCAAAATTTAGATACGCCGTATTCCTATATAAATAAGCAGGTGGGCATACCACAGGTAGTGGTAGATTCTTCTTTCAACCCTTTTGAAACTGCACAACCGTCGAAAGGAAATTCTAGAGGTAGTAGCTATTCAAAACCAAAGGTAGATGGTTGGGAGAATTTATATGTAGGTTTAGAGAATACTGTCGATAGTGGGGCTAGTCATTTAGAATTTGAGTCAGAGGTTGTAAATAGTAGTATTTTTGATGATGAAAGAGAGGTTTTTGATCATACGACTACTACTTTTCAAATGCGTAAAAAGTATATTATTACGACCATAAAATCTGGTATGGTGGTAATTAATCAAAGTAGGGCGCACCAACGCGTGTTGTACGAGAATTTTTTAAAGAACATTACTATAAAAGAAGCTGTAAGTCAACAATTGCTTTTTCCATTGACTTTATCTTTTTCTACTAGTGAAATAAATATCTTAAAAGAGATAAAAGAGAATTTATGTACTGTCGGTTTTGTATTCGGAGAAATAACTGAAGACGGAGTAGAGATTTCTGGTGTACCTGTGTTAGTTGTGGAAAGCGAAGTTCAAATGATAATGGAGCAACTGATTTCAGATTTTCAACAAGAAGTGCCTGGCGATAGTTTTTCTCAAAGTGATATGTTGGCGAAAACATTAGCTAAAACACTTTCTGTAAAAACAGGGGAAACTTTAGACGAGTTGTCTCAAGTGAAATTGGTTAATGATCTATTCGCTTGTAAGGAAACTACTCTTAGTCCGTTTAACAAAAAAGTTTACATTACGATTACAGAGAACGATATTGAACGAAAATTTATATAA
- a CDS encoding riboflavin synthase subunit beta: MLTNFGIGNMPYFSILSNFEVMGMLSKITRLRKNRSFEYNPRYYDGKGKGNPFKMEPKFDQFRSTLNTSRGLKRKINSAIEDTKRQGDRNLKIRMVIIIAVLLLVFLYIIDFDLTIFFTS, encoded by the coding sequence ATGTTAACAAATTTTGGCATTGGTAACATGCCCTATTTTTCTATTTTAAGTAACTTTGAGGTTATGGGGATGTTGAGCAAAATAACGCGGTTACGAAAAAATAGGTCATTTGAATACAATCCTAGGTATTATGATGGCAAAGGAAAAGGGAATCCGTTTAAAATGGAACCTAAATTCGACCAATTTCGTAGTACATTAAACACATCTCGAGGATTAAAAAGAAAGATTAATAGTGCTATAGAAGATACCAAAAGACAAGGAGATCGCAACTTAAAAATTAGAATGGTAATTATTATTGCGGTATTGCTTCTTGTTTTTCTTTACATAATTGATTTTGACCTCACAATTTTCTTTACTTCATAA
- the ribH gene encoding 6,7-dimethyl-8-ribityllumazine synthase, with protein sequence MATVNKNLSVYDKATIPNANGLRFGIVVSEWNSEITEGLCSGAIEALIDCGAQESDIIRWNVPGSFELTFGSKKMINSHKVDAVIAIGSVIQGETKHFDFVCDATAQGIKDLNIITNVPVIFCVLTDNNMQQAIDRSGGKHGNKGTEAAIAAIKMAVLGS encoded by the coding sequence ATGGCTACAGTAAATAAAAATTTATCAGTTTACGATAAGGCAACAATCCCAAACGCGAACGGACTTCGGTTTGGGATTGTTGTTTCAGAATGGAATTCAGAAATAACAGAAGGTTTGTGTTCTGGTGCAATTGAAGCATTAATTGACTGCGGAGCGCAAGAGTCTGACATTATTCGTTGGAATGTTCCTGGTAGTTTTGAACTTACTTTTGGTTCAAAAAAAATGATCAATTCGCATAAAGTTGATGCTGTAATTGCCATTGGTAGTGTAATACAAGGCGAGACGAAGCATTTCGATTTTGTTTGCGATGCTACCGCTCAGGGGATAAAAGACTTAAATATTATTACCAATGTGCCCGTTATATTTTGTGTACTTACAGATAATAACATGCAACAAGCCATAGATCGTAGTGGTGGTAAACATGGTAATAAAGGTACAGAAGCCGCTATTGCAGCTATTAAAATGGCAGTTTTAGGTAGTTAA
- a CDS encoding tetratricopeptide repeat protein translates to MATYKKRGYKPETKAEQQEFDEQESTTAEVFSSLDEGASRSEEWVSKNQNIILGAIGVIAISVLGYLAYDQFVEKPKEASAANEMYYPQQYFDQALVATTAKDSLFTLALEGAEGKYGFLDIIEEYNGTKAANLANYSAGMAYLNMNNYQEAITYLEDFSSEDAVLGALAKGGLGDAFMQLDQASDALGYYEAAVKHSGNEYTAPKFLYKAGVTALEMGDKDKALGFFQKIKDEFPKSENANSIDAFIGMAKSGE, encoded by the coding sequence ATGGCTACATATAAGAAAAGAGGATATAAACCTGAAACGAAAGCTGAGCAGCAAGAATTTGACGAACAGGAAAGCACAACGGCTGAGGTTTTTAGTTCTTTAGATGAAGGCGCTTCTAGATCAGAAGAGTGGGTTTCTAAGAATCAGAATATCATTTTAGGTGCCATTGGTGTTATTGCTATAAGTGTTTTAGGCTATTTAGCTTACGACCAATTCGTAGAGAAACCGAAAGAGGCTAGCGCAGCAAATGAGATGTACTACCCACAACAATATTTCGACCAAGCATTGGTCGCTACAACTGCAAAAGATTCATTGTTTACTTTGGCATTAGAAGGTGCTGAAGGTAAATATGGTTTTTTAGATATTATTGAGGAATACAATGGTACAAAAGCTGCTAACCTTGCAAATTATAGCGCAGGTATGGCATACTTGAATATGAACAACTACCAAGAAGCGATTACATATTTAGAGGACTTTAGCTCTGAAGATGCTGTTTTAGGTGCTTTGGCAAAAGGTGGTTTGGGTGATGCTTTCATGCAATTAGACCAGGCTTCAGATGCTTTAGGTTATTATGAAGCTGCTGTAAAACATAGTGGTAACGAATATACTGCTCCTAAATTTTTATATAAAGCGGGAGTTACTGCTTTAGAAATGGGAGATAAGGATAAAGCTTTAGGTTTTTTCCAGAAAATAAAAGACGAGTTTCCAAAATCAGAAAACGCCAATTCTATAGATGCATTTATAGGTATGGCTAAAAGTGGTGAGTAA
- the recF gene encoding DNA replication/repair protein RecF (All proteins in this family for which functions are known are DNA-binding proteins that assist the filamentation of RecA onto DNA for the initiation of recombination or recombinational repair.), protein MLLRQLSLINYKNFESKELTFDAKINCIVGDNGIGKTNILDAIYHLSFGKSYFNPVSSQNIRHGSDFFVIDGTFEKEGREEKIVCSLKKSNKKIIKRNGKAYDRFADHIGLLPLVIISPADRDLIIEGSDTRRKFIDGVISQSDKSYLQNLINYNKVVSQRNALLKYFAANRTFNKDTLAVYNEQMNTYGTEIFKKRTSFLEAFIPIFQEQYKSITGNTEDVSLSYDSKLKDYDLITLLNKNLDKDRALQYTSVGVHKDDLSFEISNYPIKKFGSQGQQKSFLIALKFAQFHFMKSQSGTTPILILDDIFDKLDEHRVSHIITLVNDENFGQIFISDTHADRTESVVKKIHQSYKIFKL, encoded by the coding sequence ATGCTGCTGAGACAATTATCATTGATCAATTACAAAAATTTTGAGTCAAAAGAACTGACTTTCGATGCTAAAATAAATTGTATTGTAGGTGATAACGGAATTGGAAAAACCAATATTCTCGACGCTATCTATCACCTATCATTTGGCAAGAGCTATTTTAACCCGGTCTCTTCTCAAAACATTCGTCACGGATCAGATTTTTTTGTGATCGACGGTACTTTTGAAAAAGAAGGTAGAGAAGAAAAAATTGTCTGTAGCCTTAAAAAGAGTAACAAGAAGATTATTAAACGTAACGGAAAAGCATACGACCGCTTTGCCGACCATATAGGTCTTCTACCCTTAGTCATAATTTCCCCTGCAGATAGAGACCTGATTATAGAAGGTAGCGATACCCGCAGAAAATTTATTGATGGTGTTATCTCACAATCAGACAAAAGCTATTTACAAAACCTCATCAACTATAATAAGGTGGTTTCACAGCGAAATGCGCTATTAAAGTATTTTGCAGCCAATAGAACATTTAATAAAGACACTTTAGCGGTCTATAACGAACAGATGAACACCTATGGCACAGAAATCTTTAAAAAGAGGACATCGTTCTTAGAAGCTTTTATTCCTATTTTTCAAGAACAATATAAATCTATCACAGGCAATACAGAAGATGTTTCGCTTTCTTACGATAGTAAGTTGAAAGATTATGACCTGATTACGCTTTTAAATAAAAATTTAGATAAAGACCGAGCGCTACAATATACCAGCGTTGGTGTTCATAAAGATGACCTTAGCTTTGAAATTAGCAACTACCCTATTAAGAAGTTTGGTAGCCAGGGTCAGCAAAAATCTTTCTTAATAGCTTTGAAATTCGCACAGTTTCATTTTATGAAATCGCAAAGTGGCACTACGCCAATATTAATTTTAGATGATATTTTTGATAAGTTGGATGAGCATCGTGTATCTCATATTATAACTTTGGTGAATGATGAAAATTTCGGACAGATTTTTATTAGTGACACCCACGCGGATAGAACCGAAAGTGTTGTTAAAAAAATTCATCAATCGTATAAAATCTTTAAATTGTAA
- a CDS encoding lipocalin family protein — protein MMKKLLIICFIFFASCSSKVDKNQLHLLNGYWEIKEVTFKDGAKKEYSINSTVDYIKLDSLTGFRKKVVPKFNGTFETSNDAEPFHIRISNDSIFMSYTNNSNTWEEVLTKLTEDSFSVKNREGLTYEYNRFEPINITP, from the coding sequence ATGATGAAAAAATTACTGATCATTTGCTTCATATTTTTTGCTTCTTGTAGTTCTAAAGTTGATAAAAACCAATTACATCTATTAAATGGCTATTGGGAAATAAAAGAAGTTACCTTTAAAGACGGAGCAAAAAAAGAGTATTCCATAAATAGTACGGTTGACTATATAAAGTTAGACTCTTTAACAGGATTTCGAAAAAAAGTAGTCCCAAAATTCAATGGTACATTTGAAACGTCTAATGATGCAGAGCCTTTTCACATTAGAATCTCTAACGATTCTATTTTTATGAGTTACACCAATAATTCGAATACTTGGGAAGAGGTTTTGACTAAACTTACAGAAGATAGTTTCTCGGTAAAAAACAGAGAAGGACTTACCTACGAATACAACAGATTTGAACCTATAAATATAACCCCATAA
- a CDS encoding DUF721 domain-containing protein produces the protein MASRGNDNTSMKDALSAFIQKNKLEKGIDKVDARTAWAKLMGNGVNNYTTEIELKFGTLYVALSSSVLREELSLGKSKIIRMLNEEIGKEVIKKLVLR, from the coding sequence ATGGCAAGCAGAGGCAATGACAATACTTCAATGAAAGATGCACTTTCTGCATTTATTCAAAAGAATAAATTAGAAAAAGGAATAGACAAAGTAGATGCAAGAACTGCATGGGCTAAACTTATGGGTAATGGTGTAAATAATTATACTACAGAAATTGAATTAAAGTTCGGCACCCTTTACGTGGCTTTAAGTTCTTCTGTATTGCGAGAAGAGTTAAGCTTGGGCAAATCGAAAATAATTCGCATGCTCAACGAAGAAATAGGAAAAGAAGTGATTAAAAAGCTAGTTTTGCGATAG
- a CDS encoding nucleoside-diphosphate kinase has product MSTNRTFTMIKPDAVKNGHIGAILEKITAAGFKIAAMKYTQLSLRDAQEFYGVHSERPFFGELVEFMTSGTIVAAILEKENAVEDFRALIGATNPADAAEGTIRKMFATSIGENAVHGSDSDENAAIEGSFHFAGREIY; this is encoded by the coding sequence ATGAGTACGAATAGAACGTTTACGATGATTAAACCAGATGCCGTTAAAAACGGACATATTGGGGCTATTTTAGAAAAAATTACTGCTGCTGGTTTTAAAATCGCAGCAATGAAATATACACAATTGAGCTTAAGAGATGCACAAGAATTTTATGGTGTACACAGCGAGCGTCCATTTTTTGGTGAATTAGTTGAATTCATGACAAGTGGTACAATTGTAGCAGCTATCTTAGAAAAAGAAAATGCAGTTGAAGATTTTAGAGCATTAATCGGTGCTACCAACCCTGCAGATGCAGCTGAAGGTACTATTCGTAAAATGTTTGCTACTAGTATTGGTGAGAATGCAGTACATGGTTCTGATAGCGATGAGAATGCAGCTATAGAAGGTTCATTCCATTTTGCTGGTAGAGAAATTTACTAA
- a CDS encoding alkaline phosphatase D family protein, with protein sequence MKITYFFICALFLGSCSSNKKQVENKATNSDFVLAFGSCNRIDLPNLLWDDILNTKPDVWVWGGDNIYADTDDMVALRAMYNKQKEQTEYKKLVASTDILGTWDDHDYGLNDGGVEFEAKDASQQEFLNFMNVPEDSPLRKREGVYNAKKYEIKGHSINIIILDTRYFRTQLTPDTETSKRIKPNEYGDGTVLGDVQWAWLENELNTSKSDFNIIVSSVQYLSDEHGFEAWGNFPHEVDKLAKVIADSKAAGVIVLSGDRHISEFSKTVIDGMQYPLIDFTSSGLTHAYRGFTGEPNKYRVGDVVFTESFGILEFDFNAKKVDFKIVGDNGIVLEKLEQVYE encoded by the coding sequence ATGAAAATTACATACTTTTTTATTTGCGCACTCTTTTTAGGGTCATGTTCGTCGAACAAAAAACAAGTTGAAAATAAAGCTACGAATAGCGATTTCGTTTTAGCTTTTGGTTCTTGTAATAGAATTGATTTACCAAACCTTTTGTGGGATGATATTTTAAACACCAAGCCCGATGTTTGGGTGTGGGGCGGTGATAATATTTATGCTGATACTGATGATATGGTTGCCTTAAGAGCGATGTATAATAAGCAGAAGGAGCAAACGGAATATAAAAAACTAGTAGCGAGCACTGATATATTAGGTACTTGGGATGATCATGATTACGGATTAAATGATGGTGGAGTAGAGTTTGAGGCTAAAGATGCCAGTCAACAAGAGTTTTTAAATTTTATGAATGTGCCAGAAGATAGTCCGTTACGTAAGCGGGAAGGAGTCTATAATGCCAAGAAATATGAAATCAAAGGTCATTCTATTAATATTATCATACTTGATACAAGATACTTTAGAACCCAATTAACACCTGATACTGAAACTTCTAAAAGAATTAAACCAAACGAATATGGAGATGGTACTGTGTTGGGTGATGTGCAATGGGCGTGGTTAGAAAATGAATTGAATACATCAAAATCAGATTTTAATATTATTGTGAGTAGTGTGCAATACCTGTCTGATGAACATGGATTTGAAGCTTGGGGTAATTTTCCGCATGAGGTTGATAAATTGGCGAAGGTAATAGCAGATTCTAAAGCAGCGGGAGTAATTGTATTATCTGGTGATCGACATATTTCTGAATTTTCCAAGACAGTTATTGACGGTATGCAGTATCCGCTAATAGATTTTACCAGTAGCGGACTAACGCATGCCTATAGAGGTTTTACCGGTGAGCCTAATAAATATAGAGTAGGGGATGTTGTTTTTACAGAAAGTTTCGGAATTTTAGAGTTCGATTTTAATGCCAAAAAGGTTGATTTTAAAATAGTTGGAGATAACGGAATAGTGCTAGAGAAACTAGAACAAGTCTATGAATAG
- a CDS encoding DHH family phosphoesterase: MNLEHLNELKKLLSSPKKVAIIPHKNPDGDAIGSTLALWHYLVNTGHTASIVAPNDYPKFLKWMPGSDKILNFEKENSQSKSCINNADIIFTLDFNHLGRVGQMSDILESAKATFVMVDHHQEPSDYAKIMYSDVKMSSTCEMVYVLINQLGDENSITPEMANCIYTGIMTDTGSFKFAATTSNTHRVIADLMDKGAEGTEIHHRIYDTNSPSRLHLLGCALKNMVILEEYATAYITMSQDELDTYNYQKGDTEGFVNYGLTLDGIKFAVIFIENREEGIYKISFRSVGEFSVNDFARKHFSGGGHTNAAGGKSDDNLEETIAKFTSLLPLYKNQLQA, from the coding sequence ATGAATTTAGAGCACCTAAACGAGCTTAAAAAGTTACTTTCTTCACCAAAGAAAGTAGCGATTATACCACACAAGAATCCTGATGGAGATGCCATTGGATCAACATTAGCACTTTGGCATTATTTGGTTAATACCGGTCATACGGCTAGTATTGTTGCACCGAACGACTATCCGAAGTTTTTAAAATGGATGCCAGGATCAGATAAAATCTTGAATTTTGAAAAAGAAAATTCACAATCCAAATCATGCATTAACAATGCTGATATCATATTCACTTTAGACTTTAATCACCTTGGTCGTGTTGGTCAAATGAGCGATATACTAGAATCTGCAAAGGCAACTTTTGTAATGGTAGACCACCATCAAGAGCCCTCAGATTACGCTAAGATCATGTACTCTGATGTAAAAATGAGTTCTACTTGTGAAATGGTATATGTACTTATTAACCAATTAGGTGATGAGAACAGTATTACCCCAGAAATGGCGAATTGCATATATACCGGTATTATGACAGACACCGGTTCTTTTAAATTTGCTGCAACTACAAGTAATACACATAGAGTTATTGCCGACCTTATGGATAAAGGTGCTGAAGGAACAGAAATTCATCACCGCATATATGACACTAATTCTCCGAGCAGACTTCACTTACTAGGTTGCGCATTGAAGAATATGGTCATATTAGAAGAGTATGCTACGGCATATATTACAATGAGTCAAGATGAATTAGATACCTATAACTATCAAAAAGGAGACACCGAAGGTTTTGTAAACTACGGCTTAACTTTAGATGGTATTAAGTTTGCCGTCATATTTATAGAAAATAGAGAAGAAGGTATTTATAAAATATCTTTTAGATCAGTCGGCGAGTTTTCGGTAAATGATTTCGCAAGAAAACATTTTAGTGGCGGCGGACATACAAATGCTGCAGGCGGAAAAAGTGATGATAATTTAGAGGAAACCATTGCAAAATTTACTTCGTTGCTGCCTTTATATAAGAATCAACTACAGGCATGA
- the gldI gene encoding gliding motility-associated peptidyl-prolyl isomerase GldI encodes MRLVSFLFLAILVISCDGPEPRKPIQTKSGSFFKASIERSRKLLEAEESKIQEIIKLDSLKHYSHSNSGSWYHYLTVNEESDYTPKTGDLVAFSYDILTLDNDTIYSKEEIGVFTYKVDKQELFLGLRDAVKMLKENERATFLFPSSIAFGYHGDENKIGSNVPIKSTITILQIEKQQDNTVN; translated from the coding sequence ATGAGATTAGTTTCATTTTTATTTTTAGCCATTTTGGTCATTAGTTGTGATGGACCTGAACCAAGAAAACCGATTCAAACAAAAAGCGGGAGTTTCTTTAAGGCATCTATTGAAAGAAGTCGTAAGCTACTTGAAGCTGAAGAAAGTAAAATTCAAGAAATTATAAAACTAGATTCTTTAAAACACTACTCGCACAGTAATTCTGGTTCTTGGTATCATTACCTAACAGTTAACGAAGAAAGTGACTACACACCTAAAACAGGAGATTTGGTAGCATTCAGCTATGACATATTAACTTTAGACAATGACACTATCTATTCAAAAGAAGAAATTGGCGTTTTCACCTATAAAGTTGATAAGCAAGAGCTATTCTTAGGTCTTAGAGATGCCGTTAAGATGTTAAAAGAAAATGAGCGCGCTACATTTCTTTTTCCATCATCTATTGCCTTTGGTTACCATGGCGATGAAAATAAAATAGGAAGCAATGTGCCTATAAAATCTACTATAACAATTTTACAAATAGAAAAACAACAAGACAACACAGTAAATTAA